Proteins co-encoded in one Waddlia chondrophila WSU 86-1044 genomic window:
- a CDS encoding SAM-dependent methyltransferase, translating into MKPALLLLPNLLGNHKHHELFLPPSVDKAVASIHGLIAESVKEGRRYLSRFQLEKPPHEIPLALCNKHTRSDEIDFLLEPLKKGERWGIVSDCGLPCLADPGARLVKRARELGIAVKAFVGPSSIVLALMLSGLSGQNFSFHGYLDKNDKQMRKQIQQLERMPATHIVMERPYQNQKTLEALIETLDESTQLCIAWELTNPDQGILTQPVKLWRKSPLPNLEKRNALFLFQRNFD; encoded by the coding sequence ATGAAACCGGCTCTTTTACTTTTGCCGAATTTGCTTGGAAATCACAAGCATCACGAATTATTTCTCCCTCCAAGCGTTGATAAGGCAGTCGCTTCTATTCACGGCTTGATTGCTGAAAGCGTCAAAGAGGGGCGTCGATATCTCAGCAGGTTTCAATTGGAAAAACCGCCTCATGAAATTCCTTTGGCCTTATGCAATAAACACACGCGTAGCGATGAGATTGATTTTTTGCTGGAACCTTTGAAAAAAGGGGAGAGGTGGGGAATTGTTTCCGACTGTGGACTTCCTTGTCTGGCAGACCCTGGAGCTCGTCTGGTAAAAAGAGCTAGAGAACTTGGAATTGCCGTCAAAGCCTTTGTTGGCCCGTCATCGATTGTCCTGGCTCTTATGCTATCAGGCCTGTCTGGACAGAATTTCTCTTTTCATGGATATCTGGATAAGAATGACAAGCAAATGCGCAAGCAGATTCAGCAGTTGGAACGCATGCCGGCCACTCATATTGTCATGGAGAGACCCTATCAAAATCAAAAAACTCTTGAAGCTCTTATCGAAACATTGGATGAAAGCACACAGCTTTGCATCGCTTGGGAACTGACTAATCCTGACCAGGGAATATTGACCCAGCCTGTTAAGCTCTGGAGAAAATCTCCTTTGCCTAATCTCGAAAAACGAAACGCCCTTTTTCTTTTTCAAAGAAATTTTGACTAA